In Acipenser ruthenus unplaced genomic scaffold, fAciRut3.2 maternal haplotype, whole genome shotgun sequence, the DNA window TGTCCCCCTCTCTCCTGCtcctgcccctcctcctcctctttccttCTTCCCTCTTCCGCAGAGCACGacaaggagaaggaggaggaggaggaggaggaggtagagGAGGACAGCGGCTTCACCTCCATGCTTTTGTGTCGCACTTTCACCTTCCCCGGTGAACCCCGGCTCTCTTCTTCCGGTTCCTGCTTGAGGCAGGAGGCCGAGACAGAGACCGAGACTCCCCCTGCCCCTGTGCCCGGCCGGGCTTGCCTGGAGGACTGGGGCTGGTTTTTGGGCAGCGTGGTGACGTAGTCGGCCGGGTAATAAGGACCGTACAGGTCCCCCAGGTTTTTGAAATTGGCCCACTTTCCGCACAGGCAGCAGAGAAGACGCCCCAGGACCGGGGATTCCGTCACCACTGGTCCCGGCAGGACGTAGCTGGAGGCGGGGAAAGACTTGCCCaggccaggggaggaggaggagggcggggaggaggaggaggagggggagggctgCTGGGAAGAAAGAACCACCGCTGCCAGATCCTGGTCCTGGGTTTGAACGCTGGATTGGGCGGCCAGAGGGAAAGAGCCCGGTCGCTTCTGGACCTCTGCATCGTCTTCCTCGTTCACCACGGTGCAGAGGGACCCCGCTTCTGGAAGCTTCCTCTCGACGTGGACGTAGGGCATGAAGGACCCCCGTTTCTGGGGCTCCCCTCCTCcaggctcctcctcctccagggGCTTCGACTCCGCGGATTTGCCGCcgcgcctcctcctcctctgcctcctcctctgTCGAACGCCAGCctgttcctcctcttcctccacctCCTCCCCGCCCGCTGGTTTCCTCTGCCGGCGTCTGCGCGGCTTGGGGGCCGGGTTAGGGGCCGCTGAGGGGGCCGCGAAAGGCTCGTCGTCGCCATTGGGGCTCGGGTCGACGCGGGAGACTGCAGCGGAAAAATCTACGGCTGGGTAAGTGAAAGTAGAGGTGGAGGAGgtagggagaggaggaggggcagACTCAAGGACTGGGGCAGGTTTTTGATTCGACTGGGGCAACTGGGTTTGGGGAACCGGCTGGCTTaggttctggttctggttctgttgCTGCTGGGCGGACCCTGCCCCCCCAGATCCCTGCTGTTGCGGAGGAGCTCGCTTCTGTTTGTTAACGCTGCCCACCGGTCGCCCCTTCTTCTTACCCGATGGAAAATACCCCTTCGGGACCAGGGAAGGAGGGGCGCAGACCCCCGCCTCCATCTTCACCTCCtcccgcccccccacccccagggggTAAGAAGGAGGGCCGCGGCCGGAGAGAGTTGCTGGCCCCGTCGGGGGTGTGGCGGCTACGTTGCCCAGCAGTCCCTGCCCGTAACGGGCAAAGAGAGACGGGGGAGGTTCGGTGAACTCCGATTCCTCCGGCCTCCGCCCCAGCGGGACGGCTTGGTCCCTCTCGCCCCCCCCCCTCGGCCCTTGCAGGCTGTAGCCGCAGCTGGAAAAGTTCCGGACGTCAGCGAGGGCGGGAGAGGCCAGGGGCGTCAGCTCCGACCCCAACCTCCGTCCGCTTTTCTCTCTCTCGaactcttcctcttcctcctcctcctcctcgtattcttcctcctcttcttcttcttcaccaTCCTCCCCCTCTGCGTCGTGGAGCCGGAAGGGGTAAGGCACGGCCGGAAAGCTCTCTTCTCCGCAGCGGAACGACAGGATTTCGTCCAGGGAGGGTCCGGCGTCCGCGTTGGCGGTCCGAACCGCGTTGGCGATAGCCGCCCCGCCGAGGCAAGAAGGCTTCCCGTCGAGAAGGGAGGGGCCGAAGACGCCCCCGGCCGGACCGCAATTCCCTCCCGCGACGGCGGCGCGGGCCGCCGAGGAGGATCCAAAAATTTCGGAAATCCCGGCCAGCGAGGAATTGGCGGCGTCGCCGGCCACGGCAACAGCTGCGGCTAACGTCTCTCCCAGTCCCCCCGCGGCGTGGGTCGCGACCCCGGGAGGTGCCACGCCCCTTTTCGCGCTGGGGGAGGTGATCTTCTGGACGATGGCCTCCAGTTTCAGGCCCCGCCCCTTCCTGGGAGGTAGGATTTTGGTTTTGCCGGCCGGGGAGGGGGCTGCGTTGGGCTGGAACGCGGAGTTGCAGGGATCCGCGACGCCAATGCCGTTTCCGGAGTTCGGAGCCCCCTGCTGGCGGTCTGGGCAGCCCAACTTCTCGTTAGAGGCCAGGGGTTCCGTCTGGGGTACAGCGGCCGGGATTTGGGGCGTCCGGCGAGCTTCCGCGCCTTCTCCAGCGAGCCCAGAGCCGGGGACCGGAGAGGGGGAGGTCAAGGGCTCCTGGTGCTGCCTCTTCGCGGGGATGGGGGAGATGAAGGAGCGGaccctcctcctcatcatcagaGGGTTGGGGTGCTGTCCTTCGTCCCCGCTCGATGGGGGCCGGAACGACCTGGCTGCCTCCTCGGTGACCCCCCGAGAAGACTGGGGAGGGGGCGCGGGGGCGGCGTCCTGGGGAGTTTTGGGGACGGCTCGCTTGCGAACGCTGGGCTTCAAAATTTCGGGGTCCCCCATGGGGTGGCCGCCGCTGCCACCGCTGGGCAGCTGGGAACCCCAAATCTTATTCTGGAGGTGGAGGTGCTGATGCTGGGAGACCCCCATGTCATAAAAgccgctttgctgctgctgctgctgctgctgtggtccCGCCCTCCCAGAACCCCTGTGTCCAGCGGAACCCggcgacatcatcatcatcatcatcatctcctCTTTCTGGCTGGCGGGCCGGAGCATTCCGGAAGCGTTGCCGCGGTGATGACGAAACCCCGCCCACTCCCGGCCCCTCTCCTCGGGCTGCTGCAGGttatgttgctgctgctgctgctgatgatgaaGCTGCTGCTGTAAATGGTGGTGATGTGGATACATCTGGCTTTTAAGCTGCTGTTGCTGGGCTTGTGGGGAGCTGGCAGAAGGGAGATTCTTCTGGTGTTTCAATTCACCTCCTAAACCAAACGCTTCCAGgttggggtaataagagtggtgGTGGGGGTGGGTGTGGGGGTGGTGGGGTTGATACCTCCCAGAATGGGCAGGGGCGGGGTAGGGTAGATTGCTAGCGACCCCGACAGAGCTACTGTTACCGCTTACAGAGCCAACCAAGGCGCTGTTTGACCTCCcgccactagggggcagtgtgccCAAAACCTCCTCTctgtggagctgctgctgctgctgcaccctggCTCTGTGTTGCACAGTCCGGCCATCCTTGTGCTCAGGGGTGCCCGGGAGTGAATTTGAGGAGGCGGCCGTTGCAAACTTTTGGgaaggatgatgatgaggaggaagaggaagatgatgAAGGGATGACGGCTTTTGAGAAGGCTGTTCTGTACCCctttcccctcctcctcctcctaatCCTGGGGTCCTGTCCATTTCCTTTGAAGCGACAGGATCAGGAGAAACCGCGTCAGAATCGGGTTCCTTCTGGGTAATCTGCGTCGCCGGCTGGATCACAGTCTGGGGGACCCCCGTTGAGAACTGGGGATCCCTTCTGTCCCGTTCCGGGGTGCGCCGGGAGGGGGACACGTCGCAGATCACGGAACGCCGTTCGGAGAGGCGCTCCGCGGAGGCTGCTGGGGGaggcctctccctctccctcaaacCCTCGCAGGAGTCCTGCGTCTGGAGGTGTTGGGCCGTGCTGGAAGCGACCGGATTCCGCGGAGCCGGGGCTGGCGGCGGAGTTTTAACTGCGGACGGATCCCGCGTCGTCTTCCCGCCACCCTTCTCCCGCTCCGAGGGCTTTCTGATCAGGGAATAATCGGCCAGGTTGATGTGCTTGGTGGCGTTGGTCTGCTGGGGaaaatcctgctgctgctgctgttgctgcaaaATCCCTTTCTTGTCACCCCAGCCCCCTGCCGCTCCCCCGCCCCAAACCTGCTCCGATCTGCCCCCCGCGACGGGGTACTTGCTGGGGGGCATATGTTCCGCCCCGGTGGGGCGGGCGCTAGAGGGGGCGGAGTTAGGAGGGGCGGGCGCTTGATCGGGCGTCTGTCGCTGGCCGTACCGCTTGTCTAAAAATTGATACCCTTGCAGAACTTCCTGCAGCAAACTAGGGAAGTGAGGCGGCGGCTGCTGCTGCGGTCTTTGacgtcgttgttgttgttgttgttgttgttgtcgttctTCTTGCTGGTTCGACGAAGGCTTCTCCGATCTTCCCGCGCCTGCAGGTCTGGTTTCCGGAACGTTTTTCCCGGGATGATGATGACGACGTCCCCCCGGCTCATCGTCTGCGTAACCGGGACAGGGGGTGGAGAAATGATGCCGACGGTGGGCCGTACCTTGTCCGTTGTGGTGCGGCGCGTCTCCGCTGTCGCGTcggtcctggtcctggtcctggtcctgctCCTGGTTCCCGGTTCGGTTCTGGTCCCGGGTTCTGCTTTGTTGGGACGCTTGCTCGGAACGGGCCGAGACGATGACCCGGATGGAGCCCCCAGTCTCCGCGGCGATGGCGGAACGGGGACGCGGCAACGAGGAGGCGGGTCCTCCATCGTCATTGGGTTTCCGTCCCTCCGGCTGCAAATGACGAGGGTGCAAAGACGGACTTTCCGACAAGaactcttcctcctcttcctcatcttccccctcctcctcctctaactCTCCTCTCTCACGTGTCACGGTTTTCTCCTCAGCTTCACGGCTTTGTGCTTCGCCCTGGTTATTATCAACGTCGTTGATGGCTTGGTAGTAGTAGCGGTCTTTGCTTTTGCTGTTATTTTTAGGAGT includes these proteins:
- the LOC117432584 gene encoding transcription factor 20-like isoform X1, with amino-acid sequence MMQTFREPQNSSTNNSTNTASANSFPLTQAAVSGHSLYPSQQNSPRLTADDCPGQPPPNHTQQHPSQIGPLSHSPHPSQASLLQGYASPRRPALDYPSGLAYRKEMADYYYLSGGKEGHRRGGYFPYSSSHSHSPSSSSSSSSSSSSSSSAAAAGNLDGSRQYHHHHPHHHHHHRHHGLYHPENFSGANSAAAVVASAAYSPHYGMSAQQQQQQQQQLQSYSQPLQQSSATLPAGVHQMGGFQQQQQQQQQQLLNQFGHYPPTPVLQSAGVAGSSPVAGSYNPSPPQRYAGGGQGQLAGGFDGYGKVNPAVYENSPQQVQCYPPGYGYRSQASQQQQLSKAYEQAKAGHSGSQYPGVAGKLGNPPAALPFPSQEVASKSPVMQQHQFHQNFSPISNPSPPATAAAPPSSSSSVVQSPTCSSTPSPLTGAPETGGGTSQRNSRLLLQTIQKSQVSPNRSGAGGVISPSSGQQLQPLQHLPYKASPLDRLRQDKPSLDPGWSSLNALSSQVANIPNTVQHMLLSDALLSHHKRKDHPPQTQTQPQPHHHSVSLPGASPGSAGAGRSRARKAGEVVGSGGGGGGGAGGSSSVRPESQSDDLLKSPAPGSLESPGEEEDPAASAAERARRLSGQSNGSETDPYHHGVGPPRQAPPPPPPLPPLSSLSSPSSSCSGGLESRKGGGGKGNGATSPGGPSQNEGCKSQPNPRTVVLSAGQAASALADVSCCAAGRATAAVPPPPLPPPPPPSSSSQTFPSPGPLSASSPLCPSPVGAPSCPQPPRTRIQQTQQQPATPKNNSKSKDRYYYQAINDVDNNQGEAQSREAEEKTVTRERGELEEEEGEDEEEEEEFLSESPSLHPRHLQPEGRKPNDDGGPASSLPRPRSAIAAETGGSIRVIVSARSEQASQQSRTRDQNRTGNQEQDQDQDQDRRDSGDAPHHNGQGTAHRRHHFSTPCPGYADDEPGGRRHHHPGKNVPETRPAGAGRSEKPSSNQQEERQQQQQQQQRRQRPQQQPPPHFPSLLQEVLQGYQFLDKRYGQRQTPDQAPAPPNSAPSSARPTGAEHMPPSKYPVAGGRSEQVWGGGAAGGWGDKKGILQQQQQQQDFPQQTNATKHINLADYSLIRKPSEREKGGGKTTRDPSAVKTPPPAPAPRNPVASSTAQHLQTQDSCEGLRERERPPPAASAERLSERRSVICDVSPSRRTPERDRRDPQFSTGVPQTVIQPATQITQKEPDSDAVSPDPVASKEMDRTPGLGGGGGERGTEQPSQKPSSLHHLPLPPHHHPSQKFATAASSNSLPGTPEHKDGRTVQHRARVQQQQQLHREEVLGTLPPSGGRSNSALVGSVSGNSSSVGVASNLPYPAPAHSGRYQPHHPHTHPHHHSYYPNLEAFGLGGELKHQKNLPSASSPQAQQQQLKSQMYPHHHHLQQQLHHQQQQQQHNLQQPEERGREWAGFRHHRGNASGMLRPASQKEEMMMMMMMSPGSAGHRGSGRAGPQQQQQQQQSGFYDMGVSQHQHLHLQNKIWGSQLPSGGSGGHPMGDPEILKPSVRKRAVPKTPQDAAPAPPPQSSRGVTEEAARSFRPPSSGDEGQHPNPLMMRRRVRSFISPIPAKRQHQEPLTSPSPVPGSGLAGEGAEARRTPQIPAAVPQTEPLASNEKLGCPDRQQGAPNSGNGIGVADPCNSAFQPNAAPSPAGKTKILPPRKGRGLKLEAIVQKITSPSAKRGVAPPGVATHAAGGLGETLAAAVAVAGDAANSSLAGISEIFGSSSAARAAVAGGNCGPAGGVFGPSLLDGKPSCLGGAAIANAVRTANADAGPSLDEILSFRCGEESFPAVPYPFRLHDAEGEDGEEEEEEEEYEEEEEEEEEFEREKSGRRLGSELTPLASPALADVRNFSSCGYSLQGPRGGGERDQAVPLGRRPEESEFTEPPPSLFARYGQGLLGNVAATPPTGPATLSGRGPPSYPLGVGGREEVKMEAGVCAPPSLVPKGYFPSGKKKGRPVGSVNKQKRAPPQQQGSGGAGSAQQQQNQNQNLSQPVPQTQLPQSNQKPAPVLESAPPPLPTSSTSTFTYPAVDFSAAVSRVDPSPNGDDEPFAAPSAAPNPAPKPRRRRQRKPAGGEEVEEEEEQAGVRQRRRQRRRRRGGKSAESKPLEEEEPGGGEPQKRGSFMPYVHVERKLPEAGSLCTVVNEEDDAEVQKRPGSFPLAAQSSVQTQDQDLAAVVLSSQQPSPSSSSSPPSSSSPGLGKSFPASSYVLPGPVVTESPVLGRLLCCLCGKWANFKNLGDLYGPYYPADYVTTLPKNQPQSSRQARPGTGAGGVSVSVSASCLKQEPEEESRGSPGKVKVRHKSMEVKPLSSSTSSSSSSSFSLSCSAEEGRRKEEEEGQEQERGGQEKQDLPFFPSSTNSAAEEPVCAAPASSLATAGGSGHRKPTTHPRFKRRHRSNEEPLPPAGSSSSSRSQTKHRPETEPEPQPDPDPLPAPAPVPIPQFPLDGMELWTHEACVVWASGVFLVCGRLYGLQEALEGARETLCSHCQQCGSTLGCYSKGCSLRYHYMCAIDADCSLNEDNFSMRCPKHKQVKCVKVISSEQSERG
- the LOC117432584 gene encoding transcription factor 20-like isoform X2, which codes for MMQTFREPQNSSTNNSTNTASANSFPLTQAAVSGHSLYPSQQNSPRLTADDCPGQPPPNHTQQHPSQIGPLSHSPHPSQASLLQGYASPRRPALDYPSGLAYRKEMADYYYLSGGKEGHRRGGYFPYSSSHSHSPSSSSSSSSSSSSSSSAAAAGNLDGSRQYHHHHPHHHHHHRHHGLYHPENFSGANSAAAVVASAAYSPHYGMSAQQQQQQQQQLQSYSQPLQQSSATLPAGVHQMGGFQQQQQQQQQQLLNQFGHYPPTPVLQSAGVAGSSPVAGSYNPSPPQRYAGGGQGQLAGGFDGYGKVNPAVYENSPQQVQCYPPGYGYRSQASQQQQLSKAYEQAKAGHSGSQYPGVAGKLGNPPAALPFPSQEVASKSPVMQQHQFHQNFSPISNPSPPATAAAPPSSSSSVVQSPTCSSTPSPLTGAPETGGGTSQRNSRLLLQTIQKSQVSPNRSGAGGVISPSSGQQLQPLQHLPYKASPLDRLRQDKPSLDPGWSSLNALSSQVANIPNTVQHMLLSDALLSHHKRKDHPPQTQTQPQPHHHSVSLPGASPGSAGAGRSRARKAGEVVGSGGGGGGGAGGSSSVRPESQSDDLLKSPAPGSLESPGEEEDPAASAAERARRLSGQSNGSETDPYHHGVGPPRQAPPPPPPLPPLSSLSSPSSSCSGGLESRKGGGGKGNGATSPGGPSQNEGCKSQPNPRTVVLSAGQAASALADVSCCAAGRATAAVPPPPLPPPPPPSSSSQTFPSPGPLSASSPLCPSPVGAPSCPQPPRTRIQQTQQQPATPKNNSKSKDRYYYQAINDVDNNQGEAQSREAEEKTVTRERGELEEEEGEDEEEEEEFLSESPSLHPRHLQPEGRKPNDDGGPASSLPRPRSAIAAETGGSIRVIVSARSEQASQQSRTRDQNRTGNQEQDQDQDQDRRDSGDAPHHNGQGTAHRRHHFSTPCPGYADDEPGGRRHHHPGKNVPETRPAGAGRSEKPSSNQQEERQQQQQQQQRRQRPQQQPPPHFPSLLQEVLQGYQFLDKRYGQRQTPDQAPAPPNSAPSSARPTGAEHMPPSKYPVAGGRSEQVWGGGAAGGWGDKKGILQQQQQQQDFPQQTNATKHINLADYSLIRKPSEREKGGGKTTRDPSAVKTPPPAPAPRNPVASSTAQHLQTQDSCEGLRERERPPPAASAERLSERRSVICDVSPSRRTPERDRRDPQFSTGVPQTVIQPATQITQKEPDSDAVSPDPVASKEMDRTPGLGGGGGERGTEQPSQKPSSLHHLPLPPHHHPSQKFATAASSNSLPGTPEHKDGRTVQHRARVQQQQQLHREEVLGTLPPSGGRSNSALVGSVSGNSSSVGVASNLPYPAPAHSGRYQPHHPHTHPHHHSYYPNLEAFGLGGELKHQKNLPSASSPQAQQQQLKSQMYPHHHHLQQQLHHQQQQQQHNLQQPEERGREWAGFRHHRGNASGMLRPASQKEEMMMMMMMSPGSAGHRGSGRAGPQQQQQQQQSGFYDMGVSQHQHLHLQNKIWGSQLPSGGSGGHPMGDPEILKPSVRKRAVPKTPQDAAPAPPPQSSRGVTEEAARSFRPPSSGDEGQHPNPLMMRRRVRSFISPIPAKRQHQEPLTSPSPVPGSGLAGEGAEARRTPQIPAAVPQTEPLASNEKLGCPDRQQGAPNSGNGIGVADPCNSAFQPNAAPSPAGKTKILPPRKGRGLKLEAIVQKITSPSAKRGVAPPGVATHAAGGLGETLAAAVAVAGDAANSSLAGISEIFGSSSAARAAVAGGNCGPAGGVFGPSLLDGKPSCLGGAAIANAVRTANADAGPSLDEILSFRCGEESFPAVPYPFRLHDAEGEDGEEEEEEEEYEEEEEEEEEFEREKSGRRLGSELTPLASPALADVRNFSSCGYSLQGPRGGGERDQAVPLGRRPEESEFTEPPPSLFARYGQGLLGNVAATPPTGPATLSGRGPPSYPLGVGGREEVKMEAGVCAPPSLVPKGYFPSGKKKGRPVGSVNKQKRAPPQQQGSGGAGSAQQQQNQNQNLSQPVPQTQLPQSNQKPAPVLESAPPPLPTSSTSTFTYPAVDFSAAVSRVDPSPNGDDEPFAAPSAAPNPAPKPRRRRQRKPAGGEEVEEEEEQAGVRQRRRQRRRRRGGKSAESKPLEEEEPGGGEPQKRGSFMPYVHVERKLPEAGSLCTVVNEEDDAEVQKRPGSFPLAAQSSVQTQDQDLAAVVLSSQQPSPSSSSSPPSSSSPGLGKSFPASSYVLPGPVVTESPVLGRLLCCLCGKWANFKNLGDLYGPYYPADYVTTLPKNQPQSSRQARPGTGAGGVSVSVSASCLKQEPEEESRGSPGKVKVRHKSMEVKPLSSSTSSSSSSSFSLSCSAEEGRRKEEEEGQEQERGGQEKQDLPFFPSSTNSAAEEPVCAAPASSLATAGGSGHRKPTTHPRFKRRHRSNEEPLPPAGSSSSSRSQTKHRPETEPEPQPDPDPLPAPAPVPIPQFPLDGMELWTHEACVVWASGVFLVCGRLYGLQEALEGARETLCSHCQQCGSTLGCYSKGCSLRYHYMCAIDADCSLNEDNFSMRCPKHKVKCVKVISSEQSERG